A DNA window from Cervus canadensis isolate Bull #8, Minnesota chromosome 30, ASM1932006v1, whole genome shotgun sequence contains the following coding sequences:
- the DNAJA1 gene encoding dnaJ homolog subfamily A member 1 produces MVKETTYYDVLGVKPNATQEELKKAYRKLALKYHPDKNPNEGEKFKQISQAYEVLSDAKKRELYDKGGEQAIKEGGAGGGFGSPMDIFDMFFGGGGRMQRERRGKNVVHQLTVTLEDLYNGATRKLALQKNVICDKCEGRGGKKGAVECCPNCRGTGMQIRIHQIGPGMVQQIQSVCMECQGHGERISPKDRCKSCNGRKIVREKKILEVHIDKGMKDGQKITFHGEGDQEPGLEPGDIIIVLDQKDHAVFTRRGEDLFMCMDIQLVEALCGFQKPISTLDNRTIVITSHPGQIVKHGDIKCVLNEGMPIYRRPYEKGRLIIEFKVNFPENGFLSPDKLSLLEKLLPERKEVEETDEMDQVELVDFDPNQERRRHYNGEAYEDDEHHPRGGVQCQTS; encoded by the exons ATGGTGAAAGAAACCACTTACTATGATGTTTTGGGGGTCAAACCCAATGCCACCCAAGAAGAATTGAAAAAGGCTTACAGGAAACTGGCCTTGAAGTACCACCCTGATAAGAACCCAAACGAAGGCGAGAAG tttaaacagatttctcaagctTACGAAGTGCTTTCTGATGCAAAGAAAAGGGAATTATATGACAAAGGAGGAGAACAGGCAATTAAAGAAGGTGGAGCAGGTGGTGGTTTTGGCTCCCCCATGGACATCTTTGATATGTTTTTcggaggaggaggcaggatgcagagagagaggagag GTAAAAACGTTGTGCATCAACTTACAGTAACTTTAGAAGATTTATATAATGGTGCAACAAGAAAACTAGCTCTGCAAAAGAATGTGATTTGTGACAAATGTGAAG GCCGAGGTGGTAAGAAAGGAGCGGTAGAATGCTGTCCCAATTGCCGAGGTACTGGAATGCAAATAAGAATTCATCAGATAGGACCTGGAATGGTTCAGCAAATTCAGTCTGTCTGCATGGAGTGCCAGGGCCATGGGGAGCGGATCAGCCCTAAAGATAGATGTAAAAGCTGCAATGGAAGGAAGATAGTTcgagaaaagaaaattctagaagtTCATATTGACAAAG GCATGAAAGATGGCCAGAAGATAACATTCCATGGTGAAGGAGACCAAGAACCAGGACTGGAGCCAGGAGATATTATCATTGTTTTAGATCAGAAGGACCATGCTGTTTTTACTcg ACGAGGAgaagatcttttcatgtgtatggaCATACAGCTGGTTGAGGCGTTGTGTGGCTTCCAGAAGCCAATATCTACTCTTGACAACCGAACCATAGTCATCACTTCTCATCCAG GTCAGATCGTCAAGCATGGAGATATCAAGTGTGTGCTAAATGAAGGCATGCCAATTTATCGTAGGCCATATGAAAAGGGTCGCCTAATCATTGAATTTAAG gtaaACTTTCCTGAGAATGGCTTTCTCTCTCCTGATAAACTCTCTTTGCTGGAAAAACTTCTGCCTGAGAGGAAGGAAGTAGAAGAGACTGATGAAATGGACCAGGTAGAATTAGTGGACTTtgatccaaatcaggaaagacGGCGCCATTACAATGGAGAAGCATATGAGGATGATGAACATCATCCCCGGGGTGGTGTTCAGTGTCAGACCTCTTAG